gaatttaaaaaattcgaATCAGGCACACAACTTGTAAAGGATTCATCGGAAAGTTTAGAACCTGATTAAAATTTGAATGTAACGTATCACTTTAAAATGCTCATGCAGATCCAGACCCTTGAACTTCTAGTTTCAACGAACGTAGTCGGATTCGGCCTCATCGTTATCTTAGCTCAGTTTGCTGCGAAAGGAGCAGCAGACCGTGTAGCAATCGTCGGTTGGATTTGCCTCATCTTTTCTGTATGCGTATTCGTTGCCCCCCTCTGCATTGTGGTAAATAATCCATTAATTCTCAAGCTATTTTCTTTGATGAATGTAGCCAAACTAATTCATTTACGCATGAAATGTACAGAGACAAGTTATGAGAACAAAAAGCGTGGAGTACATGCCATTCCTTTTATCCTTGTTTCTCACTTTAAGTGCTGTTATGTGGTTCTTTTATGGCCTCCTACTCAAAGACTACAACATTGCTGTAAGTACATGATACCGCATCGAAACTAATGTTCGAGTCTCCCGCGAGCCTAAGCTCTAATACCATAACGTTAAGTGACCGATTCTTTCAAAATCAAGATGTTGGAAAAAAGGCTTAACATGAtcatattaaattctaaagattaattgcattaaattgAGACTAATTACTGATTAATCTACTTTCTTATTGTGTTACTATTAGCTTCCAAACGTGCTGGGATTTACATTCGGGATTCTTCAAATGGTGTTGTACATGGTCTACAAAAACACCAAGAAAAATGCAATCGAACCCGAAAACCTTCCCGAGTTAGCTCAAGATGATCCGGTGATTATAATC
This genomic window from Daucus carota subsp. sativus chromosome 7, DH1 v3.0, whole genome shotgun sequence contains:
- the LOC108195068 gene encoding bidirectional sugar transporter SWEET14, whose translation is MALLSAHWTLVFGVLGNVVSFAVFLAPIPTFHKVDKKKATEGFQSVPYVVALFSAMLWIYYALLKSNTLLLITINSAGCVLQTIYISIFLIYAPPKARIQTLELLVSTNVVGFGLIVILAQFAAKGAADRVAIVGWICLIFSVCVFVAPLCIVRQVMRTKSVEYMPFLLSLFLTLSAVMWFFYGLLLKDYNIALPNVLGFTFGILQMVLYMVYKNTKKNAIEPENLPELAQDDPVIIIDDKNLPELKAKIDDVMRLSAMVTLTVDKTNVCKSTKILCTRP